A genome region from Geobacter pickeringii includes the following:
- a CDS encoding aspartate-semialdehyde dehydrogenase: protein MSKQWNIAVVGATGAVGSQMIECLEERDFPVGKISYLASARSAGQVLEFKGKPVVVEELTRNSFEGVDIALFSAGGDRSREFCPAAAAAGAVCIDNSSAWRMDPDVPLVVPEVNPQAIAGYGKKGIIANPNCSTIQMVVALKPLHDYATIRRIVVSTYQAVSGTGSKAIAELDRQVKGLLQGKSPDVSVYPHQIAFNCLPQIDSFEESGYTKEEMKMVNETRKIMAADIRITATAVRVPVFYGHSESVNIETEKKLTVAKARELLKKAPGVKLVDDPAKGRYPMPMDAAGQDLTLVGRIREDESIENGLNLWVVADNIRKGAATNAVQIAEILVGKYLK from the coding sequence TTGAGCAAGCAGTGGAACATCGCTGTCGTCGGCGCCACCGGCGCCGTCGGCAGCCAGATGATAGAATGCCTCGAAGAGCGGGATTTCCCGGTCGGGAAGATCAGCTATCTGGCCAGCGCCCGCAGCGCCGGTCAGGTGCTGGAGTTCAAGGGGAAGCCGGTCGTGGTGGAGGAGTTGACCCGCAACTCCTTCGAGGGGGTCGACATCGCCCTCTTCTCGGCCGGCGGCGACCGTTCCCGGGAGTTCTGCCCCGCCGCTGCCGCGGCCGGTGCCGTCTGCATCGACAACTCCAGCGCCTGGCGCATGGACCCGGACGTGCCGCTGGTGGTCCCCGAGGTGAACCCCCAGGCTATCGCCGGCTATGGCAAGAAGGGGATCATCGCCAACCCCAACTGCTCCACCATCCAGATGGTGGTGGCGCTGAAGCCGCTTCACGATTACGCCACCATCCGGCGAATCGTGGTCTCCACCTACCAGGCGGTTTCCGGCACCGGCAGCAAGGCCATTGCCGAGCTCGACCGGCAGGTGAAGGGGCTGCTCCAGGGGAAGTCTCCCGACGTTTCGGTCTATCCGCACCAGATCGCCTTCAACTGTCTCCCCCAGATCGACTCGTTCGAAGAGAGCGGCTACACCAAAGAAGAGATGAAGATGGTCAACGAGACCCGGAAGATCATGGCGGCGGATATCCGGATCACCGCCACCGCCGTCCGGGTGCCGGTCTTCTACGGTCACTCCGAGTCGGTGAACATCGAGACGGAGAAGAAGCTGACGGTGGCCAAGGCACGGGAGCTTCTGAAGAAGGCCCCCGGCGTGAAGCTCGTGGATGATCCGGCCAAGGGGCGCTACCCGATGCCGATGGACGCCGCGGGACAGGACCTTACCCTTGTGGGCCGGATCCGCGAAGACGAGTCGATTGAGAACGGCCTCAACCTCTGGGTCGTGGCCGATAATATCCGCAAGGGGGCGGCGACCAATGCGGTTCAGATTGCCGAGATCCTGGTCGGGAAGTATCTGAAGTAG
- the leuB gene encoding 3-isopropylmalate dehydrogenase: MGKVFKVAVLPGDGIGPEVMAEALRVLDAVEAKYDVKFERTHANVGGAGIDNEGKALPETTVNICKASDAILFGSVGGPKWESLPPDEQPERGALLPLRKIFGLYANLRPAIIFPSLTGASSLKEEVIAGGFNVLVIRELTGGIYFAQPKGIEGEGRDRVGFDTMRYSVPEIERITHVAFQAARKRGKKVCSIDKANVLSSSVLWREVVIGIAKEYPDVELTHMYVDNAAMQLVRWPKQFDVILCENMFGDILSDEAAMLTGSLGMLPSASLAEGTFGMYEPSGGSAPDIAGQGIANPIAQILSMGMMLKFSFGMVDAADAIDNAVAKVLDQGFRTRDIFQDKPGERLVNTKEMGDAIIAAL, from the coding sequence ATGGGCAAGGTGTTCAAGGTGGCGGTCCTGCCGGGTGACGGCATCGGTCCCGAGGTGATGGCCGAGGCGCTCCGGGTGCTGGACGCCGTGGAAGCGAAGTACGACGTGAAGTTCGAGCGGACCCACGCCAACGTTGGGGGAGCCGGCATCGACAATGAAGGGAAGGCCCTTCCCGAAACCACCGTGAATATCTGCAAGGCCTCTGACGCCATCCTCTTCGGCTCCGTCGGCGGCCCCAAGTGGGAATCGCTCCCCCCGGACGAGCAGCCCGAGCGGGGCGCGCTCCTGCCGCTGAGAAAAATATTCGGCCTCTACGCCAACCTCCGGCCGGCCATCATCTTCCCGTCCCTTACCGGCGCCTCGTCCCTCAAGGAAGAGGTCATTGCCGGCGGCTTCAACGTCCTGGTCATCCGTGAGCTGACCGGCGGCATCTACTTCGCCCAGCCCAAGGGGATCGAGGGTGAAGGACGCGACCGGGTCGGTTTCGACACCATGCGCTACAGCGTCCCCGAGATCGAGCGGATCACCCACGTCGCCTTCCAGGCGGCCCGCAAGCGCGGCAAAAAGGTCTGCTCCATCGACAAGGCCAACGTCCTCTCCTCGTCGGTCCTCTGGCGCGAGGTGGTCATCGGCATCGCCAAGGAGTACCCGGACGTGGAGTTGACCCACATGTACGTCGACAACGCCGCCATGCAGCTGGTCCGCTGGCCGAAGCAGTTCGACGTCATCCTCTGCGAGAACATGTTCGGCGACATCCTCTCCGATGAAGCCGCCATGCTGACCGGCTCCCTCGGAATGCTCCCGTCGGCGTCGCTGGCCGAGGGGACCTTCGGCATGTACGAGCCCTCCGGCGGCAGCGCCCCGGACATCGCCGGCCAGGGGATCGCCAACCCCATCGCCCAGATCCTCTCCATGGGGATGATGCTCAAGTTCTCCTTCGGCATGGTGGACGCGGCCGATGCCATCGACAACGCCGTGGCAAAGGTTCTCGACCAGGGCTTCCGGACCCGCGACATCTTCCAGGACAAGCCGGGCGAGAGGCTGGTGAACACCAAGGAAATGGGCGACGCGATCATCGCGGCACTGTAA
- a CDS encoding radical SAM protein, which translates to MTRALKLLRILWRMHRKAPTFVSFNVSDRCNEACPMCAVWREPGPELPVPELERIFADLGRFGLMVVEVSGGEPFLRSDIFEVFALLDRLGFLYTTTTNGTIVTDEILGRLRRAEGLLQLAVSLDSLDRAVYARLRGGDLLPQVLRNLDTIAAAALPRPVKLNLTLGRHNVREALELLRFARERGFYLSVFPVNTGHGFAHRAADPLHEASAAEREEMAALFRELARLRRAGEPLWEYSGFYELAADYVLGKGGGLCDAGELYVDLRTEGRLAVCVDQPAFADLRRESVAAAWPRIAGERERIRQCAGETPCCYTCTANVSLTAGHQLSFLLETARVRWRRRREGRQPCR; encoded by the coding sequence ATGACGCGCGCCCTGAAACTGCTGCGGATTCTTTGGCGGATGCACCGCAAGGCTCCCACCTTTGTCAGCTTCAACGTCTCCGACCGCTGCAACGAGGCCTGCCCCATGTGCGCCGTCTGGCGCGAGCCGGGGCCGGAGCTGCCGGTGCCGGAGCTGGAACGGATCTTTGCCGACCTCGGGCGCTTCGGCCTGATGGTGGTGGAGGTCTCCGGCGGGGAGCCGTTCCTCCGTTCCGACATTTTCGAGGTCTTTGCCCTGCTGGACCGGCTCGGCTTTCTCTATACCACGACCACCAACGGCACCATCGTCACCGACGAGATCCTGGGCCGGCTGCGCCGGGCGGAAGGGCTCCTCCAGCTTGCCGTGAGCCTCGATTCCCTCGACCGGGCGGTCTATGCCCGGCTGCGGGGGGGGGACCTCCTGCCGCAGGTGCTCCGCAACCTCGACACCATTGCCGCCGCGGCGCTCCCCCGACCGGTGAAGCTGAACCTGACCCTGGGACGGCACAACGTCCGGGAGGCGCTGGAACTCCTCCGCTTTGCCCGGGAGCGGGGCTTCTACCTCTCGGTCTTTCCCGTCAACACCGGCCATGGCTTCGCCCATCGCGCCGCCGATCCGCTGCACGAGGCGAGCGCTGCGGAGCGGGAGGAGATGGCGGCGCTCTTCCGCGAGCTCGCCCGGCTGCGGCGGGCGGGCGAGCCGCTCTGGGAGTACAGCGGCTTCTACGAGCTGGCCGCCGACTACGTCCTCGGGAAGGGGGGCGGCCTCTGCGACGCAGGCGAACTCTACGTTGACCTGCGGACGGAAGGCCGGCTCGCCGTCTGCGTCGACCAGCCGGCCTTCGCCGACCTGCGCCGGGAGAGCGTCGCCGCGGCCTGGCCGCGCATCGCCGGGGAGCGGGAGCGGATCAGGCAGTGCGCCGGCGAGACCCCCTGCTGCTACACCTGCACCGCCAACGTCTCCCTCACCGCCGGCCACCAGCTCTCCTTCCTGCTGGAGACGGCCCGTGTCCGGTGGCGCCGGCGCCGGGAGGGGAGGCAGCCATGCCGGTAG
- the rpsI gene encoding 30S ribosomal protein S9, whose translation MAGISYYGTGKRKSSVARVWLRPGTGNIVINNKTIDQYFGRETSKMVVKQPLELVEKVGEFDIYVNVRGGGDSGQAGAIKHGITKALLGADGALRGTLKKAGFITRDSRIKERKKYGKAAARRSFQFSKR comes from the coding sequence ATGGCAGGTATCAGCTACTACGGAACGGGTAAGAGAAAGTCGTCGGTTGCCAGGGTTTGGCTGCGGCCGGGGACCGGGAACATCGTCATCAACAACAAGACCATTGACCAGTATTTCGGGCGCGAGACCTCAAAGATGGTCGTCAAGCAGCCGCTGGAGCTGGTTGAGAAGGTCGGCGAGTTCGACATCTACGTGAATGTCCGCGGCGGCGGCGATTCCGGGCAGGCCGGCGCCATCAAGCACGGCATCACCAAGGCGCTTCTCGGGGCCGACGGTGCGCTGCGCGGCACGCTCAAGAAGGCCGGGTTCATCACCCGCGACTCCCGCATCAAGGAGCGCAAGAAGTACGGCAAGGCGGCTGCCCGCCGGAGCTTCCAGTTCTCCAAGCGTTAA
- the asd gene encoding aspartate-semialdehyde dehydrogenase, translating to MKVGIVGWRGMVGSVLLQRMVEEGDFTIGIEPVFFSTSQAGQPAPMNAGTLKDASDIAELKKLDVIITCQGGDYTKAVHPELRKQGWQGYWIDAASTLRMEESAVIILDPVNRNVIDAALAKGQKDFIGGNCTVSLMLMGLGGLFRAGLVEWLTSMTYQAASGAGAPNMRELLSQMGVLHGSVAELLKNPGSAILDIDRDVTATLRGDAMPKKEFGSPLAGNVLPWIDREVEDGQSREEWKGFAETNKILGTTTPIPVDGICVRVGAMRCHSQAITIKLNKDLPLADIEELIKNDNQWVKFVPNTKAETLADLTPAAVSGLLTVPVGRVRKMKMGPQYVQAFTCGDQLLWGAAEPLRRMLRILVEK from the coding sequence ATGAAAGTCGGAATCGTCGGTTGGCGCGGCATGGTCGGTTCGGTTCTCCTCCAGCGGATGGTGGAGGAGGGCGATTTCACCATCGGCATCGAACCGGTCTTCTTCTCCACCTCCCAGGCGGGGCAGCCCGCCCCCATGAACGCCGGGACCCTGAAGGACGCCTCGGATATCGCCGAGCTCAAGAAGCTCGACGTGATCATCACCTGCCAGGGGGGCGACTACACCAAGGCGGTCCACCCTGAGCTGCGCAAGCAGGGATGGCAGGGGTACTGGATCGATGCCGCCTCCACCCTCCGGATGGAGGAGAGCGCCGTCATCATCCTCGACCCGGTCAACCGCAACGTCATCGACGCGGCCCTGGCCAAGGGTCAGAAGGACTTCATCGGCGGCAACTGCACCGTCAGCCTCATGCTGATGGGGCTGGGGGGGCTCTTCCGGGCCGGCCTCGTGGAGTGGCTCACCTCCATGACCTATCAGGCCGCCTCCGGCGCCGGCGCCCCCAACATGCGCGAGCTCCTCTCCCAGATGGGGGTCCTGCACGGCTCCGTGGCCGAGCTTCTCAAGAATCCGGGTTCCGCCATCCTCGATATCGACCGCGACGTGACCGCCACCCTGCGCGGCGACGCCATGCCGAAGAAAGAGTTTGGCTCCCCGCTGGCCGGAAACGTCCTCCCCTGGATCGACCGGGAGGTGGAGGACGGTCAGAGCCGCGAGGAGTGGAAGGGGTTCGCCGAGACCAATAAGATCCTCGGCACCACCACGCCGATCCCGGTGGACGGCATCTGCGTCCGCGTCGGCGCCATGCGCTGCCACAGCCAGGCCATCACCATCAAACTGAACAAGGACCTGCCGCTGGCCGACATCGAGGAGCTGATCAAGAACGACAACCAGTGGGTCAAGTTCGTTCCCAACACCAAGGCCGAGACTCTGGCCGACCTGACCCCTGCCGCGGTTTCCGGGCTCCTGACGGTTCCCGTCGGCCGGGTCCGCAAGATGAAGATGGGCCCGCAGTACGTCCAGGCCTTCACCTGCGGTGATCAGCTCCTGTGGGGGGCCGCCGAGCCCCTGCGCCGGATGCTCCGCATCCTCGTGGAAAAATAG
- the argC gene encoding N-acetyl-gamma-glutamyl-phosphate reductase codes for MLKVAVVGASGYTGVELLRLLHCHSEVAVTCITSEQSAGRPVADVFPTLRKRYGQILENLEPVRVAEKADFIFTALPHKAAMEVVPTFLKLGKRVVDLSADYRFHDAAVYETWYEPHMNPELLAEAVYGLPEVRRDAIVDARLVGNPGCYPTSVILALQPLLRHGLIDPATIIADSKSGVSGAGRGAKVDNLYCEVNEGFKAYSVGGVHRHTPEIEQELSLLAGAKVTISFTPHLVPMDRGILSTVYARLTAVKSRTELVELYEEYYEGEPFVRVLPAGSYPSTAHVRGANFCDLGIAVDERTGRVIVVSAIDNLVKGAAGQAVQNMNIMNGFPEGMGLEGLPLFP; via the coding sequence ATGCTGAAAGTTGCCGTGGTTGGAGCCAGTGGCTATACGGGGGTCGAGCTGTTGCGGCTCCTCCATTGTCATTCCGAGGTTGCGGTTACCTGTATCACCTCCGAGCAGAGCGCCGGCAGGCCGGTCGCCGACGTCTTTCCGACCCTGCGCAAGCGTTACGGCCAGATCTTGGAAAATCTGGAGCCGGTCAGGGTGGCCGAGAAAGCCGACTTTATCTTTACGGCGCTCCCCCATAAGGCGGCCATGGAGGTGGTTCCCACGTTTCTGAAACTCGGGAAGCGGGTCGTGGACCTGTCCGCCGATTACCGCTTTCACGATGCGGCGGTGTATGAGACGTGGTATGAGCCCCACATGAACCCCGAACTGCTGGCCGAGGCGGTCTACGGCCTTCCCGAGGTGCGGCGCGATGCGATCGTCGACGCACGGCTCGTGGGAAATCCCGGCTGCTATCCGACCAGCGTCATCCTTGCACTCCAACCGCTGCTCCGGCATGGACTCATCGATCCCGCCACTATCATTGCCGACTCCAAGTCGGGGGTCTCCGGGGCCGGGCGCGGCGCTAAGGTTGACAACCTGTACTGCGAAGTGAACGAAGGGTTCAAGGCTTACAGTGTGGGGGGCGTTCACCGGCATACGCCCGAGATCGAACAGGAGCTGTCACTTCTTGCCGGTGCGAAGGTGACGATTTCGTTCACCCCCCATCTCGTCCCGATGGACCGGGGGATCCTTTCCACGGTCTACGCCCGGCTGACGGCCGTGAAAAGCCGGACAGAGCTGGTCGAGCTCTATGAGGAGTATTACGAGGGAGAGCCCTTCGTCCGTGTCCTCCCGGCTGGCAGCTATCCGTCCACCGCCCATGTCCGGGGTGCAAATTTCTGCGATCTCGGCATTGCGGTCGATGAGCGCACGGGCCGGGTCATCGTGGTGTCGGCCATCGACAACCTGGTGAAGGGGGCTGCCGGGCAAGCCGTCCAGAACATGAACATCATGAATGGCTTCCCCGAGGGGATGGGGTTGGAAGGGCTCCCGCTTTTCCCGTAA
- a CDS encoding phospholipid carrier-dependent glycosyltransferase, which translates to MSSFTIRLMLLTLAGLLLRTLWLPSQPVSFDDYMVGITAINGVESGQLGPTMWNHPGLRNILVYGAMKLFGSGVVGIKGWNVLFGSLTIPLLAAVTRRLLQSERVALTAAFLWAVEPLAIDFSRQAINDIYLAFFPLLGIYLVLRYLDDYRPVWLILAGIAWGGGLASKWSALFPLLVTGLHLLWQGRRAPAEVAGGAASRLFCYAATLVVLPATLYLLTFLPWFGRGYSLAEWPALQQSMYLETKLHTGYHETIVGDHLAWEWFVKPVTFRDLFFNASDGAMGKMTLLLAVADPLVWLLVLPAVGLLLYRGWRERSAGKLTVCLFFLLSYLPLVVARRPIWVNTALSVLPFAQMTVAWLIWSIGGGERFRNRLAGAWLAAVLLVSVALYLPVIGKGELLPVIGPSLMGRFADEPHYEKTPYLPAPQQQWPERR; encoded by the coding sequence ATGAGCTCCTTCACGATTCGTCTGATGCTCCTCACCCTGGCCGGCCTTCTTCTCCGGACCCTCTGGCTTCCTTCCCAGCCCGTCTCCTTTGACGACTACATGGTGGGGATCACCGCCATCAACGGCGTGGAGTCGGGGCAGCTGGGACCGACCATGTGGAACCATCCGGGGCTGCGCAACATCCTCGTGTACGGGGCGATGAAGCTCTTCGGCAGCGGCGTGGTCGGGATCAAGGGATGGAACGTCCTTTTCGGCTCCCTCACCATACCACTTCTCGCCGCGGTCACGCGCCGGCTCCTGCAGAGCGAACGGGTAGCCCTCACCGCCGCATTCCTCTGGGCGGTGGAGCCGCTGGCCATAGACTTCTCCCGGCAGGCGATCAACGATATCTACTTGGCGTTTTTCCCGCTGCTCGGTATCTACCTGGTCCTCCGGTACCTTGACGACTACCGCCCCGTCTGGCTCATCCTGGCCGGCATCGCCTGGGGGGGCGGTCTTGCCTCCAAGTGGAGCGCTCTCTTTCCCCTGCTGGTGACCGGCCTCCATCTTCTCTGGCAGGGGCGGCGAGCACCGGCGGAGGTTGCCGGTGGTGCGGCAAGCCGGCTTTTCTGTTACGCCGCAACCCTGGTGGTCCTTCCCGCGACCCTCTATCTCCTCACCTTCCTCCCCTGGTTCGGCCGGGGATACTCCCTGGCGGAGTGGCCGGCCCTGCAGCAGAGCATGTACCTGGAGACGAAGCTCCACACGGGGTACCACGAAACCATCGTGGGGGACCATCTCGCGTGGGAGTGGTTCGTGAAGCCGGTCACCTTCCGGGATCTCTTTTTCAATGCCAGCGACGGCGCAATGGGGAAGATGACCCTTCTGCTGGCGGTGGCTGATCCCCTGGTCTGGCTCCTGGTCCTGCCGGCGGTGGGGCTGCTCCTCTACCGGGGGTGGCGGGAGCGCTCCGCCGGAAAGCTCACGGTCTGTCTCTTCTTTCTCCTCTCCTATCTGCCGCTCGTCGTGGCGCGGCGGCCGATCTGGGTCAATACCGCACTGTCGGTCCTCCCCTTCGCCCAGATGACGGTGGCCTGGCTGATCTGGAGCATCGGGGGCGGGGAGCGCTTCAGGAATCGCCTGGCCGGCGCCTGGCTCGCCGCCGTGCTCCTCGTCTCGGTCGCTCTCTACCTGCCGGTGATCGGCAAGGGTGAACTCCTTCCCGTCATCGGTCCCTCCCTCATGGGGAGGTTTGCCGATGAGCCCCACTACGAGAAGACGCCGTACCTTCCCGCGCCACAACAGCAGTGGCCGGAGCGGCGATGA
- a CDS encoding ABC transporter substrate-binding protein encodes MLKRVLALVLMLAALCGCSEKESKPRPSPSQAGAPLPSQPHLPREELVKMVVERYNELLAAGYRTLNMNPLQEVATPAQAEKAYTHMAALGEGTVRMVSQLKKIDYVQLRFPGDEKAEVKTRELWDFAYTDIKTGKKNEEEKDFPYDVTYTLEKKDGRWLITDIVASSERDARQNMKNKPAAGQGGRP; translated from the coding sequence TTGCTGAAGAGGGTTTTGGCCCTGGTGCTGATGTTGGCGGCGCTCTGCGGCTGCTCCGAGAAGGAGAGTAAACCCCGGCCGTCTCCGTCCCAGGCCGGCGCCCCCCTGCCGTCACAGCCCCACCTCCCGCGGGAGGAGCTGGTGAAAATGGTCGTCGAGCGGTACAACGAGCTCCTGGCCGCGGGGTACCGGACCCTCAACATGAACCCGCTGCAGGAGGTGGCGACGCCGGCGCAGGCGGAAAAGGCCTATACCCACATGGCCGCCCTGGGGGAGGGGACGGTGCGGATGGTCTCGCAGCTCAAAAAGATCGATTACGTCCAGCTCCGGTTCCCCGGGGATGAGAAGGCGGAGGTCAAAACGCGGGAGCTCTGGGATTTTGCCTACACCGACATCAAGACCGGCAAGAAGAACGAGGAGGAGAAGGATTTCCCCTACGACGTGACCTACACCCTGGAGAAAAAGGATGGCCGCTGGCTCATCACCGATATCGTGGCGAGTTCCGAGCGTGATGCCCGGCAGAACATGAAGAATAAGCCGGCAGCGGGGCAGGGGGGGCGTCCTTGA
- the truA gene encoding tRNA pseudouridine(38-40) synthase TruA, with translation MRNIKLIIEYDGTNYAGWQVQPNGVSIQETMETALGALLKGPVRLHSSGRTDAGVHARGMVATFSTDSMVPLRAFSDGLNSLLPPDIAVASSEEVPLEFHPRFDARGKHYRYSLYRGGRRSPLARLCAWHVRGELDLAAMREAAKLMVGEHDFASFRTAGCAAKTTVRRIDAVDVGEEGGFLRVDVRGSGFLRNMVRMMVGTLVEVGRGRRTPEAVALLLSHPGSSSAGPTAPPHGLCLEEVYY, from the coding sequence ATGCGGAACATCAAGCTGATCATCGAATACGACGGAACCAACTACGCCGGCTGGCAGGTGCAGCCCAACGGGGTCTCGATCCAGGAGACAATGGAAACGGCGCTGGGGGCCCTGCTCAAGGGGCCGGTGCGCCTCCATTCGTCGGGGCGTACCGATGCCGGAGTCCACGCCCGCGGGATGGTGGCGACGTTCAGCACTGACAGCATGGTGCCGCTGCGGGCATTTTCCGACGGCCTCAACTCACTTCTTCCTCCTGACATTGCCGTTGCCTCTTCCGAGGAGGTGCCGCTGGAATTCCATCCCCGCTTCGATGCCCGCGGCAAGCACTATCGCTACAGCCTCTACCGGGGTGGACGCCGCTCGCCGCTGGCACGGCTGTGCGCGTGGCATGTCAGGGGAGAGCTGGATCTGGCCGCGATGCGGGAGGCGGCAAAGCTCATGGTGGGGGAGCATGACTTCGCCTCGTTCCGTACGGCGGGGTGCGCGGCAAAGACAACGGTGCGCCGCATCGATGCCGTTGATGTCGGCGAAGAGGGCGGTTTTCTCCGCGTGGATGTCCGTGGCTCCGGCTTTCTCCGCAACATGGTGCGGATGATGGTGGGGACCTTGGTGGAGGTGGGGCGGGGACGGCGAACTCCAGAGGCCGTGGCGCTCCTTCTCTCCCATCCCGGCAGCTCGTCGGCGGGACCGACGGCCCCCCCCCACGGCCTCTGTCTCGAAGAGGTTTACTACTGA
- the rplM gene encoding 50S ribosomal protein L13 yields MKTTKVAKKEEVTREWFLVDADSKVLGRVATEIANILRGKKKPTYTPSVDTGDFVIVVNAEKIALTGNKMADKVYYSHSGFPGGLKEITAGKLLEKKPEDVIRKAVKGMLPKNKLARHMLKKLKVYAGGAHPHEAQQPKVLDI; encoded by the coding sequence ATGAAAACGACGAAGGTAGCAAAGAAGGAAGAAGTGACCAGGGAATGGTTCCTGGTTGATGCCGATAGCAAGGTCCTCGGTCGCGTGGCCACGGAGATCGCCAACATCCTCCGTGGGAAAAAGAAGCCGACCTATACTCCGAGCGTCGACACGGGCGATTTCGTCATTGTCGTCAACGCCGAGAAGATCGCCCTGACCGGCAACAAGATGGCCGACAAGGTCTACTACAGCCACTCCGGCTTCCCCGGCGGGCTCAAGGAGATCACCGCCGGCAAGCTCCTCGAGAAGAAGCCCGAGGATGTCATCCGCAAGGCGGTCAAGGGGATGCTCCCCAAGAACAAGCTGGCCCGCCACATGCTCAAGAAGCTCAAGGTCTATGCCGGGGGCGCGCATCCGCACGAGGCTCAGCAGCCCAAGGTTCTCGACATCTAA
- a CDS encoding NAD(P)/FAD-dependent oxidoreductase codes for MPVAEGRRNEAPVVVLGAGPAGLTAAYELSRRGVPTVLLEQDRQVGGLARTVVYRGYRFDIGGHRFFTRQAIVRGLWQTMLGDDLLVRPRLSRIYYGGKFFDYPLKPLNALRNLGITESVAVLGSYLWRKLFPIRPEASFADWVTNRFGGRLYRMFFKSYTEKVWGIPCHTIGAQWAAQRIRGLSLRTAIVNMFFPRRHQRRGETIKTLIDEFLYPRLGPGMMWEAFREAIAGQGGTISLGSRVTRLLHDGERIVAVEGKRDGEPFAWTVSGVISTIPLRHLIHALRPLPPDAVLAAADRLKYRDFLTVALIVDVAELFPDNWIYVHDETVRVGRIQNFKNWSPAMVPDGTKTCLGMEYFCAEGDDIWAMADADLVALATRELAAIAITVPEKVVDGTVVRMPKAYPVYDEGYHEAFETVKGYLERFANLQVAGRNGMHRYNNMDHSMLTAILAVRNIFGERHDLWGINADDEYLEAGWDMEINSRPDFMADEPVRRETR; via the coding sequence ATGCCGGTAGCGGAGGGGCGACGGAATGAAGCGCCGGTTGTCGTGCTCGGCGCCGGGCCGGCCGGGCTCACGGCGGCCTACGAGCTTTCGCGGCGCGGGGTCCCGACGGTCCTCCTGGAGCAGGATCGCCAGGTGGGGGGGCTTGCCCGAACGGTGGTGTACCGGGGGTATCGCTTCGACATCGGCGGCCACCGCTTCTTCACCCGCCAGGCCATCGTCCGCGGCCTCTGGCAGACCATGCTCGGCGACGACCTGCTGGTGCGTCCCCGGCTGTCGAGGATCTACTACGGGGGGAAGTTCTTCGACTATCCCCTGAAACCGCTCAATGCCCTGCGCAATCTCGGAATCACGGAGAGCGTGGCGGTCCTCGGCAGCTACCTCTGGCGCAAACTCTTCCCGATCCGCCCCGAGGCGAGCTTTGCCGACTGGGTCACGAACCGCTTCGGCGGCCGCCTCTACCGGATGTTCTTCAAGTCCTACACCGAGAAGGTCTGGGGGATCCCCTGCCACACCATCGGCGCCCAGTGGGCCGCCCAGCGGATCCGTGGGCTGTCGCTGCGGACCGCCATCGTGAACATGTTCTTCCCCCGCCGTCACCAACGGCGCGGGGAGACGATCAAGACCCTCATCGACGAGTTTCTCTACCCGCGGCTCGGCCCCGGCATGATGTGGGAGGCGTTCCGGGAGGCCATCGCCGGCCAGGGAGGGACGATCAGCCTCGGAAGCAGGGTGACCCGCCTGCTGCACGACGGAGAGCGGATCGTGGCGGTGGAGGGAAAACGCGACGGCGAGCCGTTCGCCTGGACGGTTTCCGGGGTGATCTCCACCATTCCGCTCCGGCACCTGATCCACGCCCTCCGGCCGCTTCCCCCCGATGCCGTCCTGGCCGCCGCCGACCGCCTTAAATACCGCGACTTCCTGACGGTGGCGCTCATCGTTGACGTGGCGGAACTCTTCCCCGATAACTGGATCTATGTCCACGACGAAACGGTGCGGGTCGGCCGGATCCAGAACTTCAAGAACTGGAGCCCGGCAATGGTCCCCGACGGGACGAAGACCTGCCTGGGGATGGAGTACTTCTGCGCCGAAGGGGACGATATCTGGGCCATGGCGGACGCCGATCTCGTGGCGCTGGCGACGCGGGAGCTGGCTGCCATCGCCATCACCGTGCCGGAGAAGGTGGTGGATGGCACCGTGGTGCGGATGCCGAAGGCCTATCCGGTCTACGACGAGGGGTATCATGAGGCCTTCGAAACAGTGAAGGGATATCTGGAGCGGTTTGCCAACCTCCAGGTGGCGGGGCGCAACGGCATGCACCGGTACAACAACATGGACCATTCGATGCTGACCGCGATCCTGGCGGTGCGCAACATCTTCGGCGAGCGCCACGACCTGTGGGGAATCAACGCCGATGACGAGTATCTCGAAGCTGGATGGGACATGGAGATCAATTCCCGTCCCGATTTCATGGCCGATGAGCCGGTTCGCCGGGAAACACGGTGA